One segment of Trachemys scripta elegans isolate TJP31775 chromosome 1, CAS_Tse_1.0, whole genome shotgun sequence DNA contains the following:
- the LOC117882930 gene encoding BRD4-interacting chromatin-remodeling complex-associated protein-like: protein MQHVGISVPSQHLSNSSQISGSGQIQLIGSFSNQPSMMTINNLDGSQIILKGSGQQAPANMSSGLLVHRQTPNGNSLFGNSNSSPVAQPVTVPFNSTNFQTSLPVHNIIIQRGLAPNSNKVPINIQPKPIQMGQQTAYNVNNLGIQQHHVQQGIPFASASSPQNSVVGPHMSVNIVNQQNTRKSVTPQTVSNAGGSIVIHSPMGQPHVSQNQFLIPTSLSVNSNSVHHVQTINGQLLQTQPSQLVSSQVSAEHVMLNRNSTSMLRANHSYSGQMLNNQNTAVQLVSGQTFTAPGSQVIVNHGTSQIVGGQVPLQQASPTVLHLSPSQSSVSQGRSGFTTMSPGQSTVSNMSASNRFTVVSSSGTVHPSLGPPVQSVASGGNFTGDQLTQQNRTQVSVSVSHCLPVSSSKSISTFSRTSVGVTQQQFTFAQV from the coding sequence ATGCAACATGTGGGAATTAGTGTTCCCAGCCAGCATTTGTCTAATAGTAGTCAGATTAGTGGTTCGGGACAGATACAGCTAATTGGTTCATTTAGTAATCAACCTTCCATGATGACTATTAACAACCTTGATGGATCTCAGATTATATTGAAAGGCAGTGGACAGCAAGCACCTGCAAACATGAGTAGCGGACTCTTGGTTCATAGACAAACTCCTAATGGTAACTCACTGTTTGGTAACTCAAATTCAAGTCCAGTAGCACAACCTGTAACTGTCCCATTTAACAGCACAAATTTTCAGACATCTTTACCTGTGCATAATATCATTATTCAGAGGGGTCTAGCACCAAATTCTAATAAAGTTCCAATTAATATCCAACCAAAGCCTATTCAGATGGGTCAGCAAACAGCTTACAATGTGAATAACTTGGGAATACAGCAGCATCACGTACAACAAGGGATTCCTTTTGCTTCAGCAAGTTCACCTCAAAATTCAGTAGTTGGTCCTCATATGTCTGTTAATATTGTTAATCaacaaaacacaagaaaatcAGTTACTCCTCAAACAGTTAGTAATGCTGGCGGTAGTATTGTTATCCATTCTCCTATGGGACAGCCTCATGTATCTCAAAATCAGTTTCTCATACCTACAAGTCTCTCTGTCAATTCTAATTCGGTTCATCATGTCCAGACCATAAATGGACAACTTCTTCAGACTCAACCTTCCCAGTTGGTTTCTAGCCAAGTATCTGCTGAGCATGTTATGCTGAACAGGAACTCTACAAGCATGCTCAGGGCCAACCATTCATATTCAGGACAGATGCTGAATAATCAGAATACAGCTGTTCAGTTAGTTTCTGGTCAGACATTCACAGCTCCTGGAAGTCAAGTTATAGTAAATCATGGAACTTCTCAAATTGTTGGTGGACAGGTGCCATTACAACAGGCATCACCAACAGTGTTGCATTTATCACCCAGTCAAAGTAGTGTTTCTCAAGGTAGATCAGGTTTTACTACAATGTCACCTGGACAGTCTACAGTCTCAAATATGTCAGCATCTAATCGGTTTACTGTTGTAAGTTCTTCTGGCACAGTacatcccagcctggggccaccAGTTCAGTCTGTTGCATCAGGAGGAAATTTTACTGGAGATCAACTTACACAGCAGAATAGAACACAAGTTTCAGTGAGTGTATCACATTGTCTTCCAGTTTCCTCTTCTAAATCTATCAGCACTTTCAGTCGCACATCAGTAGGAGTAACACAGCAACAGTTCACTTTTGCTCAGGTATGA